Proteins encoded in a region of the Raphanus sativus cultivar WK10039 chromosome 8, ASM80110v3, whole genome shotgun sequence genome:
- the LOC108822933 gene encoding probable histone H2A variant 3, translating to MSGKGAKGLIMGKPSGNEKDKDKKKQPITRSARAGLQFPVGRVHRLLKTRSTAHGRVGATAAVYTAAILEYLTAEVLELAGNASKDLKVKRISPRHLQLAIRGDEELDTLIKGTIAGGGVIPHIHKSLINKSAKE from the exons atgtcGGGTAAAGGAGCAAAGGGTCTGATTATGGGGAAACCCAGCGGTAACGAGAAAGACAAGGACAAGAAGAAACAACCCATCACCCGTTCTGCTCGAGCTGGTCTTCaa TTCCCTGTAGGAAGGGTGCATCGGCTGTTGAAGACTAGGTCCACTGCTCACGGAAGAGTCGGAGCAACTGCAGCTGTTTACACAGCGGCGATACTTGAGTATCTGACCGCAGAAGTCTTGGAGTTGGCTGGTAACGCGAGCAAGGACCTCAAGGTGAAACGTATCTCCCCCAGGCACTTGCAGCTTGCGATTCGTGGAGATGAAGAGCTTGATACTCTCATCAAAGGAACTATTGCTGGTGGTGGTGTCATCCCTCACATCCACAAGTCTCTCATCAACAAATCCGCCAAGGAATAG
- the LOC108830981 gene encoding DCC family protein At1g52590, chloroplastic produces MAILAPASFGRLTVPSRAQVRVRVSASANPRTSVDWVKETSSFFEQDKRPIMLFDGVCNLCNGGVKFVRDHDHNRSIRFEALQSEAGKKLLMRSGRAPDDISSVVLVEKDRSYIKSEAVLKIMKYIDLPFPQLAFFLQFAPLFVRDFLYENVANNRYAMFGRSDSCEI; encoded by the exons ATGGCAATCCTTGCTCCGGCGAGTTTCGGGCGGTTAACCGTTCCGTCTCGTGCGCAAGTTAGGGTAAGAGTCTCTGCTTCTGCTAACCCACGCACTTCAGTTGACTGGGTCAAGGAAACTTCAAGCTTTTTCGAACAAGACAAGAGACCGATCATGTTGTTCGACG GTGTTTGCAATCTCTGTAATGGTGGCGTGAAGTTTGTCCGAGACCATGATCATAACAG GAGCATAAGGTTTGAAGCATTACAGAGTGAAGCAGGAAAGAAACTGTTGATGCGGTCAGGACGCGCTCCTGATGATATATCAAGTGTCGTACTTGTCGAGAAAGATAG GTCTTACATAAAATCAGAAGCGGTTTTGAAGATCATGAAATACATTGACTTGCCATTTCCACAGCTTGCATTCTTTTTGCAGTTTGCGCCTCT GTTTGTGAGGGACTTTCTGTATGAAAATGTTGCAAACAACCGTTATGCAATGTTTGGTCGGTCTGATTCATGTGAGATCTAA
- the LOC108830977 gene encoding probable WRKY transcription factor 10, whose amino-acid sequence MSDYDGILIDDWSPQSSPSIREILATLDQNYSGLKPISEMFPQTNLSTDPQSKQISGGLSDRIAARLRFDIPPLEIESISPSPILVISPGFSLSPFFQSPNMLSNSSSQIIPLCSIPNDAPPETVESSVDAQATMIISNNNLSHQPMNVDLHSQGGSDDIPMEGSVYVTSHEANIDPIGAPLVPSFDSEVLAETNIMNLISFESGSEDDDKNREYNQEEDNVEDHNIVVEPSSRMRRIACLQEQEVEYGVASNRVSYVVNRMRLATTSSSRALTHLQCGLI is encoded by the exons ATGAGCGATTATGATGGAATCCTTATAGATGATTGGTCTCCACAGTCCAGTCCAAGCATAAGAGAGATATTAGCAACGCTGGATCAAAACTACAGTGGTCTAAAGCCGATCAGTGAGATGTTCCCTCAAACCAACTTATCAACTGATCCTCAGTCTAAACAAATATCTGGTGGTCTCAGCGACAGAATTGCTGCAAGACTAAGATTTGATATTCCACCGCTCGAGATAGAGAGCATCAGTCCTTCTCCTATCCTCGTAATATCTCCAGGATTCAGTCTCTCTCCATTTTTTCAATCTCCAAATATGTTGTCCAACTCTTCTTCACAG ATTATCCCTCTGTGTTCAATCCCTAATGACGCGCCTCCGGAGACGGTGGAAAGTTCTGTTGACGCCCAGGCAACAATGATTATATCCAACAACAATCTTTCTCATCAGCCGATGAACGTTGATCTGCATTCTCAAGGAG GCTCTGATGATATACCAATGGAAGGGTCTGTTTATGTCACATCTCACGAAGCTAACATTGATCCCATTGGTGCTCCTTTAGTCCCTTCTTTTGATTCTGAAGTTCTTGCTGAAACCAATATTATGAACCTCATATCTTTTGAAAGTGGAAGCGAAGACGATGACAAGAACAGAGAATACAACCAAGAGGAAGACAATGTCGAAGATCACAACATTGTTGTGGAACCTTCATCTCGAATGAGAAG GATCGCTTGTCTACAGGAGCAAGAAGTAGAGTATGGGGTTGCATCCAACCGTGTCTCCTATGTGGTGAACCGGATGAGACTCGCGACCACCTCTTCTTCGCGTGCCCTTACTCATTTACAGTGTGGATTGATTTAG